In Sphingomonas panacisoli, one genomic interval encodes:
- the odhB gene encoding 2-oxoglutarate dehydrogenase complex dihydrolipoyllysine-residue succinyltransferase, which translates to MATEVTVPVLGESIVEATVGEWLKQPGDPVKQDEPIVSLETDKVAVEVPSPVAGVMGAHAVQVGDNVAVGALLATVEAGGAAAAPAPTPAPAAAPALAPADTAGQQAPASGDAPAALSPSVRRAVLETGVDPGTVKGTGKDGRITKDDVMAAASTPATPAPSAQPTPTPSVAASTSRKEERVKMTRLRQTVAKRLKEAQNTAAMLTTFNDVDMTAVIEARTKYKDLFEKKHGVRLGFMGFFVKAACMALKDVPAVNGQIDGEEIVYHDYADISVAVSAPQGLVVPVIRDADQLSVAGIEKTIGDFGKRAKDGTLKMDEMKGGTFTISNGGVFGSLMSTPIINPPQSAVLGLHRIEDRPVVRDGQVVVRPMMYLALSYDHRLIDGREAVTFLVALKNAIEDPTRILIDL; encoded by the coding sequence ATGGCAACCGAAGTTACCGTCCCCGTTCTGGGTGAATCGATCGTCGAGGCGACCGTCGGCGAATGGCTCAAGCAGCCGGGCGACCCGGTCAAGCAGGACGAGCCGATCGTCAGCCTCGAAACCGACAAGGTCGCAGTCGAGGTGCCCTCGCCCGTCGCCGGCGTGATGGGCGCGCATGCGGTGCAGGTCGGCGACAATGTCGCGGTCGGTGCGCTGCTCGCGACGGTCGAGGCCGGCGGTGCGGCCGCCGCTCCCGCGCCGACGCCAGCTCCCGCCGCCGCCCCGGCACTCGCTCCCGCCGACACGGCCGGCCAGCAGGCCCCCGCGTCCGGCGACGCCCCCGCCGCGCTCAGCCCCTCGGTACGCCGCGCCGTGCTCGAAACAGGGGTCGATCCCGGCACGGTCAAGGGTACCGGCAAGGACGGCCGTATCACCAAGGACGACGTGATGGCGGCGGCCTCGACGCCGGCCACGCCCGCTCCCTCGGCCCAGCCGACCCCGACCCCCTCGGTCGCCGCCTCGACGTCGCGCAAGGAAGAACGCGTCAAGATGACCCGCCTGCGCCAGACGGTCGCCAAGCGCCTCAAGGAGGCGCAGAACACCGCCGCCATGCTGACGACGTTCAACGACGTCGACATGACCGCCGTCATCGAAGCGCGGACTAAGTATAAGGACCTGTTCGAAAAGAAGCACGGCGTCCGGCTCGGCTTCATGGGCTTCTTCGTGAAGGCCGCGTGCATGGCGCTAAAGGACGTCCCTGCCGTCAACGGCCAGATCGACGGCGAGGAGATCGTCTATCACGATTACGCCGACATCTCCGTCGCGGTCTCCGCGCCGCAGGGCCTGGTCGTGCCGGTGATCCGCGATGCCGACCAGCTGTCGGTCGCGGGCATCGAAAAGACGATCGGCGATTTCGGCAAGCGCGCCAAGGACGGCACGCTGAAGATGGACGAGATGAAGGGCGGCACCTTCACCATCTCCAACGGCGGCGTGTTCGGCAGCCTGATGAGCACCCCGATCATCAACCCGCCGCAGAGCGCCGTTCTCGGCCTCCACCGCATCGAGGACCGCCCCGTGGTCCGCGACGGCCAAGTCGTCGTGCGTCCGATGATGTACCTAGCGCTCAGCTACGACCACCGTCTGATCGACGGCCGCGAGGCGGTGACCTTCCTCGTCGCGCTGAAGAATGCGATCGAGGACCCGACCCGGATTTTGATCGACCTTTGA
- a CDS encoding GIY-YIG nuclease family protein, translated as MANHRRGRTYLGVTSNLPQRVWQHRNKMVDGHSKDHDCVLLVWYEYFDDLQDARASEYRMKKWKRAWKLRLIEERNPEWRDLYEELA; from the coding sequence ATGGCGAACCATCGCCGCGGACGGACCTATCTCGGAGTAACGAGCAACCTGCCCCAACGTGTTTGGCAGCATCGTAACAAAATGGTCGATGGACATTCCAAGGACCATGATTGCGTGCTGCTCGTTTGGTACGAATATTTCGATGATTTGCAGGACGCGCGAGCGTCCGAGTATCGGATGAAGAAGTGGAAGCGGGCCTGGAAATTGCGATTGATAGAAGAGCGCAATCCTGAATGGCGCGACCTATATGAAGAGCTTGCATAG
- the lpdA gene encoding dihydrolipoyl dehydrogenase, whose product MADYDFDVLVIGAGPGGYVAAIRAAQLGLKTGCVESRETLGGTCLNVGCIPSKAMLHASEFYDHAANGAMAKMGVKIDKMSLDLDTMHGQRKDAVKQLTGGIEFLFKKNKVEWLKGHAAFTAADTVQVGDRSVRAKNIVIATGSSVTPLPGVTIDEKIVVSSTGALELAKVPGHMVVIGGGVIGLELGSVWRRLGAKVTVVEFLDQILPGFDGEVRKESNKILKKQGLEFKLSTKVTGVTVKGGKAILTVEPAKGGDAEAIEADTVLVSIGRKPNTDGLALDKAGLSTNQRGQVEIDHDFRTAVPGIWAIGDVAPGPMLAHKAEDEGIAVAENIAGQHGIVNHDVIPSVVYTWPEIAGVGLTEEAAKERGEVKVGKFPMMANSRAKTNHEPDGFVKVIADAKTDRVLGVWCIASVAGTMIAQAAQAMEFGATSEDIAYTCHAHPTHSEAIKEAAMAVTGKPIHI is encoded by the coding sequence ATGGCTGACTATGATTTCGACGTCCTGGTGATCGGTGCCGGCCCCGGCGGCTATGTCGCGGCGATCCGTGCGGCGCAGTTGGGGCTCAAAACCGGCTGCGTTGAAAGCCGCGAGACGCTGGGCGGCACCTGCCTCAACGTCGGGTGCATTCCGTCCAAGGCGATGCTCCATGCCTCCGAATTCTACGACCATGCCGCCAACGGCGCGATGGCGAAGATGGGGGTCAAGATCGATAAGATGTCGCTCGACCTCGACACGATGCACGGCCAGCGCAAGGACGCGGTCAAGCAGCTGACCGGCGGCATCGAGTTCCTGTTCAAGAAGAACAAGGTCGAGTGGCTCAAGGGCCATGCCGCGTTCACCGCTGCCGATACGGTGCAGGTCGGCGACCGCAGCGTGCGCGCGAAGAACATCGTCATCGCGACCGGCTCGTCGGTCACACCGCTCCCCGGCGTCACGATCGACGAGAAGATCGTCGTGTCGTCGACCGGCGCGCTCGAACTGGCGAAGGTCCCCGGCCACATGGTCGTGATCGGCGGCGGCGTGATCGGGCTTGAGCTGGGCAGCGTGTGGCGGCGGCTCGGCGCCAAGGTTACCGTCGTCGAATTCCTCGACCAGATCCTGCCCGGCTTCGACGGCGAGGTCCGCAAGGAATCGAACAAGATCCTCAAGAAGCAGGGTCTCGAGTTCAAGCTGTCGACCAAGGTCACCGGCGTGACGGTCAAGGGCGGAAAGGCGATCTTGACGGTCGAGCCCGCCAAGGGCGGCGATGCCGAGGCGATCGAGGCCGACACCGTCCTCGTGTCGATCGGCCGCAAGCCCAACACCGACGGCCTCGCGCTCGACAAAGCGGGCCTCTCGACCAACCAGCGCGGGCAAGTCGAGATCGACCATGACTTCCGCACCGCCGTCCCCGGCATTTGGGCGATCGGCGACGTCGCGCCCGGCCCGATGCTCGCGCACAAGGCCGAGGATGAGGGCATCGCGGTCGCCGAGAACATCGCGGGCCAGCACGGCATCGTGAACCACGACGTGATCCCGTCGGTCGTCTACACTTGGCCCGAAATCGCCGGCGTCGGCCTGACCGAGGAAGCCGCCAAGGAACGCGGCGAGGTGAAGGTCGGCAAGTTCCCGATGATGGCCAACAGCCGCGCCAAGACCAACCATGAACCCGATGGCTTCGTGAAGGTGATCGCCGACGCCAAGACCGACCGCGTGCTGGGCGTCTGGTGCATCGCCAGCGTCGCGGGCACGATGATCGCGCAGGCCGCCCAAGCGATGGAATTCGGCGCGACGAGCGAGGACATCGCGTACACTTGCCACGCCCACCCGACGCACTCGGAGGCGATCAAGGAAGCGGCGATGGCGGTGACGGGCAAGCCGATCCACATCTGA